One window of Gemmobacter aquarius genomic DNA carries:
- a CDS encoding glycosyltransferase family protein, whose protein sequence is MSNSVKRGHRPPACRVHAIAVQNHASVRFVPWPSNKTAATRWEPPKATRVSFQTQRDEALQRIGYLAHDLTDPAVARRVTMFRTGGADVKIAGFSRGELPDSFTDALVLGHSADARLASRALTVLRVLATGLPVVAQHMKGASAIVARNLEMLVIGQALQRRLTPRPDLVYECLDIHRLLTSQSSAGRALRRLERHVGKSVDLVLTSSPAFIANHLKNGPFANRIILVENKILTPAPHPLRLMPPPFRIGWYGALRCERSFKILADLSDRLGGKVKVSLRGRPSPAVFPDMATSLAPHPHMSFGGPYTAADLPSLYGDVHFAWCIDFYEQGANSEWLLPNRLYESAAFGAVPIALRSVETGRYLQRHGLGVTLEDANPEALASLFSEMTSAKYAALHRAVIDTDPALWRASPEDCRALVTAITQPTARAAA, encoded by the coding sequence ATGTCAAACTCCGTCAAACGCGGTCACCGACCGCCCGCATGCCGAGTGCATGCCATTGCGGTGCAGAACCACGCGTCTGTGCGTTTCGTTCCCTGGCCCTCGAATAAAACCGCTGCAACCCGGTGGGAACCGCCAAAAGCCACCCGCGTTTCTTTCCAAACACAGCGGGACGAAGCCTTGCAACGTATCGGATATCTTGCACATGATCTGACCGACCCCGCCGTTGCGCGCCGGGTCACGATGTTTCGGACCGGCGGCGCCGACGTCAAAATAGCCGGGTTTTCACGGGGCGAACTGCCCGACAGCTTCACTGATGCGTTGGTTCTCGGCCATAGCGCCGATGCCCGTCTTGCGAGCCGTGCGCTGACCGTGTTGCGTGTCCTGGCAACCGGCTTGCCCGTTGTGGCCCAGCATATGAAGGGCGCATCAGCGATCGTCGCCCGCAATCTCGAAATGTTGGTCATAGGTCAGGCGCTGCAACGCCGCCTGACGCCCAGACCCGATCTGGTCTACGAATGTCTCGACATCCACCGGCTGCTCACCTCGCAAAGTAGTGCGGGGCGTGCCTTGCGCAGGTTGGAGCGGCATGTGGGAAAGTCGGTCGATCTTGTTTTGACCAGTTCGCCCGCATTCATTGCGAACCATCTTAAGAACGGGCCTTTTGCCAACCGGATCATACTGGTCGAGAACAAGATTTTGACCCCTGCGCCGCATCCGCTCCGGTTGATGCCACCACCTTTTCGCATCGGGTGGTATGGCGCCTTGCGCTGCGAGCGTTCTTTCAAGATCCTGGCCGATCTGTCAGACCGTCTTGGCGGCAAGGTGAAGGTCAGCCTTCGGGGCCGCCCTTCGCCGGCAGTGTTTCCCGATATGGCGACCAGTCTCGCACCCCACCCGCACATGTCCTTTGGCGGTCCATACACCGCCGCCGACCTACCATCGCTGTATGGCGATGTTCATTTCGCTTGGTGCATCGATTTCTACGAACAGGGCGCGAATTCCGAATGGCTCTTGCCCAACCGGCTATACGAAAGCGCTGCATTCGGTGCAGTGCCTATCGCATTGCGCTCGGTCGAAACGGGGCGATACCTTCAGCGACATGGCCTAGGCGTAACGCTCGAAGATGCCAACCCTGAGGCGCTTGCCTCGCTGTTCTCCGAGATGACCTCTGCGAAGTACGCCGCGCTGCACCGTGCCGTGATCGACACCGACCCGGCTCTTTGGCGCGCAAGCCCCGAGGATTGCCGCGCACTCGTCACCGCCATCACGCAACCCACAGCACGAGCCGCAGCATGA
- a CDS encoding catalase has product MTDTPHRNQPTADTTSGQHVVERNARVGQGGEVHQTPDSSGPRMTSMHGVPTSDNQNSLRAGARGPLLMEDFHFREKIFHFDHERIPERVVHARGYGAHGYFENYESLSDLTTADLFQRAGEKTETFTRFSTVLGNKGSPDMVRDVRGFATKFYTKQGNWDLVGNNIPVFFIQDAIKFPDIVHAGKPAPDRDFPQAQTAHDNFWDFISLMPESMHMIMWTMSDRAIPRGFRFIEGFGVHSFRMVNAEGVSRYVKFHWRPKLGLQSVLWDEALRINGADPDFHRRDLWDAIEMGDYPEWELGLQVFDDDFADAFAFDILDPTKIIPEEEVPLRMVGRLVLNRMPDNFFNETEQVAFCTQNIVPGLDFTNDPLLQGRNFSYLDTQLKRLGSPNFTQIPINAPRCPVHNFMQDGHMQNRGPKGRANYEPNSWSPGGPRADVEEGFRSYPEEISGVKRKLRPESFADHYSQARQFYLSQTPIEQRHIADALIFELSKIEVERITERVLTHLPIIDPNLAQNVASGLGMDLPDPAIPMIDPIDLPPSDALSILKMQKQSFKGRKMGIVVTDGIDDDVLDALLSGVKAAGAVAALIAARIAGVTTAGGAKLKAHYAAEAAPSALFDAVAVLASVDGVSTLTALHAARSFAADAMAHGKLIGMTGPASALFAAVGVEGRDAGMILLETVSDVDVFVTACAELRYWPRIEG; this is encoded by the coding sequence ATGACAGACACACCGCATCGGAACCAACCGACCGCCGACACGACTTCGGGTCAACACGTTGTCGAGCGCAACGCGCGGGTAGGGCAGGGTGGAGAGGTGCACCAGACGCCCGACAGTTCCGGCCCGCGAATGACCTCTATGCATGGCGTGCCAACAAGCGACAACCAGAACAGCTTGCGGGCTGGCGCTCGCGGACCGCTGTTGATGGAGGATTTCCATTTCCGCGAGAAAATTTTCCATTTCGATCACGAGCGTATTCCCGAGCGCGTGGTCCACGCCCGAGGCTACGGGGCGCACGGTTATTTCGAGAACTACGAGTCGCTGTCCGACCTTACGACCGCCGATCTGTTCCAACGTGCGGGCGAGAAGACCGAGACGTTCACGCGCTTTTCGACCGTTCTGGGCAACAAGGGTTCGCCCGATATGGTGCGGGACGTGCGGGGTTTCGCAACGAAATTCTATACCAAACAAGGCAACTGGGATCTGGTCGGCAACAACATCCCGGTTTTCTTCATTCAGGATGCGATCAAGTTTCCCGACATAGTCCATGCTGGCAAACCAGCCCCGGATCGTGACTTTCCGCAAGCCCAGACCGCGCATGACAATTTCTGGGACTTCATCAGCCTGATGCCCGAGTCGATGCATATGATCATGTGGACGATGTCGGACCGCGCGATCCCGCGCGGGTTTCGGTTCATCGAGGGCTTCGGCGTCCACAGTTTTCGCATGGTGAACGCCGAGGGGGTTTCGCGTTACGTGAAATTCCATTGGCGTCCCAAGCTCGGCTTGCAGAGCGTGCTTTGGGATGAGGCGCTGCGGATCAACGGGGCGGATCCCGATTTCCATCGTCGGGATTTGTGGGATGCGATCGAGATGGGAGACTACCCTGAATGGGAGCTCGGCTTGCAGGTGTTCGATGACGACTTCGCGGACGCGTTCGCTTTTGATATCCTTGACCCGACCAAGATCATCCCCGAGGAAGAGGTACCCTTGAGGATGGTCGGGCGCTTGGTCCTGAACCGGATGCCCGACAATTTCTTCAATGAAACCGAGCAGGTCGCCTTTTGCACGCAGAATATCGTTCCGGGGCTGGATTTCACCAATGACCCTTTGTTGCAGGGTCGAAATTTCAGCTATCTCGACACGCAGTTGAAGCGGCTTGGCAGCCCGAATTTTACCCAGATCCCGATCAATGCGCCACGTTGTCCTGTGCATAACTTCATGCAGGACGGACATATGCAAAATCGCGGTCCGAAGGGGCGGGCCAATTACGAGCCGAACAGCTGGTCGCCCGGTGGCCCCCGTGCCGATGTCGAAGAAGGGTTCCGGTCGTATCCCGAAGAGATTTCGGGTGTGAAGCGCAAGCTGCGGCCCGAGAGCTTTGCCGACCACTATAGCCAGGCGCGGCAGTTCTACCTGAGCCAGACGCCAATCGAACAACGGCACATCGCCGATGCGCTGATCTTCGAATTGAGCAAGATCGAGGTGGAGCGGATTACGGAGCGGGTGCTGACGCACCTGCCCATTATCGACCCTAACCTTGCCCAAAACGTGGCCTCTGGTTTGGGAATGGACTTGCCCGACCCTGCCATTCCGATGATCGATCCCATCGATCTGCCACCGTCGGATGCGCTGTCGATCCTGAAAATGCAAAAGCAAAGTTTCAAGGGGCGCAAGATGGGGATCGTCGTCACCGATGGGATCGATGACGATGTGCTTGACGCTTTGCTGTCGGGCGTAAAGGCGGCTGGAGCTGTAGCGGCCCTTATCGCCGCACGGATCGCAGGGGTGACGACTGCGGGGGGGGCCAAGCTGAAGGCCCATTATGCGGCCGAGGCTGCGCCGTCGGCGCTGTTCGATGCGGTGGCTGTTCTGGCGTCGGTCGATGGGGTTTCGACGCTGACGGCGCTGCATGCTGCACGGAGTTTTGCGGCGGATGCAATGGCGCATGGAAAGCTTATCGGGATGACTGGGCCAGCTTCGGCACTGTTCGCGGCCGTCGGGGTGGAAGGTCGGGATGCGGGTATGATCCTGTTGGAAACCGTGAGCGACGTCGACGTCTTCGTTACGGCATGCGCCGAATTGCGCTACTGGCCGCGCATCGAAGGCTAA
- a CDS encoding efflux transporter outer membrane subunit encodes MAFPFPASTRMLVVPALALITACAPAPSAERVIKASAAPAPVSAIESNAWWVAFNDPTLNSLVQTGLRQNLTVREAVERINEAAAFTQVTSGVGLTLGAESTRERADSLPINTAQGASLQGTWLIDIFGQTRLNRQAATARRDRAFFGADGARLALASEIATTYIDLRYAQEVRALTRRSLQSRQQSLDLISSQFEMGAATRLDVLRARQLVAASEARQPALEVAFDRAVNRLATLTLRPASDLQPLLQRGGPQPKARFTASKGVPAEAMRRRPDVQAAEQDFAEKMALIGVAQRDMLPSISLLGAVTARPGGGEGWSFGPRLNLPIFTGGANKANLSAAESRARQSWLVWQRTVLEAVEETRNALSAYQRDSRNIGAQQNLVSLSQETIELARSSYELGETDFLSILDTEVSLQDSREALAAAERDRAINYVRLSVATAGSVPPRR; translated from the coding sequence ATGGCTTTCCCCTTTCCTGCGTCGACACGCATGCTGGTCGTTCCGGCGCTGGCTTTGATCACCGCCTGTGCGCCTGCACCCTCTGCCGAGCGCGTGATCAAGGCATCGGCTGCTCCTGCTCCTGTCTCGGCCATCGAGAGCAATGCTTGGTGGGTTGCCTTCAACGACCCGACGCTGAATTCGCTGGTCCAGACAGGATTACGTCAGAACCTGACGGTGCGCGAAGCGGTCGAGCGCATAAACGAGGCCGCGGCCTTTACGCAGGTGACAAGTGGTGTCGGGCTAACCCTTGGCGCGGAATCCACGCGGGAACGCGCAGATAGCCTGCCGATCAACACCGCACAGGGGGCGTCGCTCCAAGGCACGTGGCTTATCGATATTTTTGGCCAGACACGGCTGAACCGGCAGGCTGCAACAGCGCGGCGTGATCGTGCGTTTTTCGGGGCCGATGGTGCGCGGCTGGCATTGGCCAGCGAGATCGCGACAACCTACATCGATCTGCGTTATGCGCAGGAAGTGCGGGCACTTACGCGTCGCAGCCTGCAAAGCCGGCAACAATCGCTTGATCTGATTTCCTCGCAGTTCGAGATGGGTGCGGCGACGCGGCTTGATGTCTTGCGGGCGCGCCAATTGGTTGCTGCGTCCGAAGCGCGGCAACCGGCATTGGAAGTGGCTTTCGACCGTGCCGTAAACCGTTTGGCGACCCTTACGCTGCGCCCGGCTTCTGATTTGCAGCCCCTGTTGCAACGGGGTGGCCCGCAGCCGAAGGCGCGGTTCACCGCCTCCAAGGGTGTTCCTGCCGAGGCGATGCGCCGTCGGCCCGACGTGCAGGCAGCCGAACAGGATTTCGCCGAGAAGATGGCTCTGATTGGCGTGGCTCAGCGCGATATGCTGCCTTCGATCTCGCTTCTGGGCGCGGTTACGGCGCGGCCGGGTGGTGGTGAGGGGTGGTCTTTCGGTCCGCGGCTCAACCTTCCGATCTTTACGGGCGGTGCCAACAAGGCGAACCTTTCCGCAGCAGAAAGCCGGGCGCGCCAAAGCTGGCTGGTTTGGCAGCGAACTGTGCTGGAAGCGGTCGAAGAGACACGGAACGCTCTTTCCGCCTATCAGCGTGACAGCCGGAACATCGGAGCGCAGCAAAATCTGGTGAGCCTGTCACAAGAAACAATCGAGCTTGCGCGATCGAGCTATGAGTTGGGCGAAACCGACTTCCTGTCAATTCTTGACACCGAAGTCAGCCTTCAAGATTCACGTGAGGCGCTTGCGGCGGCAGAGCGGGATCGGGCGATCAACTACGTCAGACTTAGCGTGGCCACGGCGGGGTCAGTCCCGCCGCGTCGTTAG
- a CDS encoding glycosyltransferase family 2 protein, which produces MMDRLLIVIPTLNEEAHIAAVLQSLVAEAPADAKVVVSDGGSIDNTRCIVAGFPRVTLLNNPQKLQGAGINRAVETLGQDCTVLLRADAHATYPAGFIQALLDELHATEADSVTVPMRTLGPTPFTEAVAAAQNSVLGTGGSAHRTGKGGRFVDHGHHALMRLSAFRSVGGYDPAQSHNEDAELDYRLRAAGHTIWLTDKTCIGYVPRSTFSALFHQYFKHGKGRATTAQKHNMRLKLRQIAPLLVLSSLVLAAIGLGLSLIDPMWMMLTIPTAAWAVVCLILGAALAIKARRLPMLLSGPAAMVMHIGWGLGFLTAARQ; this is translated from the coding sequence ATGATGGATCGATTGCTTATCGTCATTCCGACACTGAATGAGGAAGCCCATATCGCGGCCGTCCTGCAAAGCCTTGTTGCCGAGGCCCCCGCCGATGCAAAAGTCGTCGTGTCCGACGGTGGAAGCATCGACAACACGCGCTGCATCGTGGCCGGTTTTCCCCGCGTGACCCTGTTGAACAACCCGCAAAAACTGCAAGGTGCGGGCATCAACCGCGCCGTCGAAACCCTGGGTCAAGATTGCACGGTGCTCTTGCGCGCAGATGCCCATGCAACCTATCCGGCCGGCTTCATCCAAGCCCTGCTCGACGAGCTTCACGCGACCGAAGCCGACAGCGTTACGGTGCCGATGCGAACGCTCGGACCAACTCCCTTTACCGAAGCGGTGGCCGCAGCGCAAAACAGTGTCCTTGGCACCGGAGGATCGGCCCATCGCACCGGAAAAGGCGGGCGGTTCGTCGACCATGGACATCACGCGCTGATGCGCCTGTCGGCCTTCCGCTCCGTAGGTGGTTACGATCCGGCGCAAAGCCATAACGAGGATGCAGAGCTTGACTACCGGCTTCGCGCAGCAGGCCACACCATCTGGCTAACCGACAAGACCTGCATCGGATATGTGCCCAGAAGTACCTTTTCAGCACTGTTCCACCAGTACTTCAAGCACGGCAAAGGCCGCGCGACCACGGCACAAAAGCACAACATGAGGCTCAAACTTCGCCAGATCGCGCCGCTTCTGGTACTGTCTTCGCTGGTGCTAGCCGCGATCGGTCTTGGCCTGTCTTTGATTGACCCGATGTGGATGATGCTCACCATCCCGACTGCTGCATGGGCCGTTGTTTGCCTCATCCTCGGCGCCGCGCTAGCGATTAAGGCGCGCCGTCTGCCAATGTTGCTGTCTGGGCCGGCGGCTATGGTCATGCACATTGGCTGGGGACTCGGCTTCTTGACCGCTGCCCGTCAATAG